From Opitutaceae bacterium, the proteins below share one genomic window:
- a CDS encoding DUF5658 family protein yields MAIPLRAAVIGPRPATIPVNLQLLALLLALNLADVLLTHINVTLGLSFEANPILGSMLENYGWPSLYLFKVVGPVVLSLTLVRFASLMTARWFSGFLCLLCLLSLSGVCSGVFVIACILY; encoded by the coding sequence ATGGCAATTCCACTCAGAGCGGCAGTGATCGGCCCGAGGCCGGCGACCATTCCGGTCAATCTCCAGCTGCTCGCCCTGCTCTTGGCCCTGAATCTGGCAGACGTTTTGTTGACCCACATCAACGTCACGCTCGGCCTGTCTTTCGAGGCCAATCCCATCCTGGGCTCGATGCTGGAGAATTACGGCTGGCCCTCCCTTTACCTCTTCAAAGTGGTCGGTCCCGTCGTCCTGAGCCTGACACTCGTCCGTTTCGCTTCGCTGATGACGGCCCGCTGGTTTTCCGGATTTCTCTGCCTCCTCTGCCTTCTGAGCCTCTCCGGAGTCTGCAGCGGGGTTTTTGTCATCGCCTGCATCCTTTACTGA
- a CDS encoding TRAP transporter large permease subunit: MSTEPPTEDAAGIRDFRSEPARWLPFRIWQHLESTVLITALAVMMLLPVAEVIIRAGFDQSVAGGTVVVQHLVLVVGMVGGAIAARKGRLLSLSTLTTFLKGRWKSAAHTTSHGIAAGITVFLTVGSIQFALSSRQLGKTIIFDIPTWMVQLIIPLAFALIAVRLWWQSGRSWKERLMAGGLIGMIVVLGVFPPLEPESLAMVGLAIVLLGVILGAPIFAGLGGAALVLFWSDYSPISSLALDHYRLVVNPSLPAIPLFTLAGYFLAEGGASRRLIRVFKSVVGGIRGGPAIAAVCVCGFFTTFTGASGVTILALGGLLLPVLTAARIRENDAIGLLTASSSLGILFPPCLPLILYAVIATNAGSHVELGSLFLAGILPGMLLVGLTAGWGVFRAPRRAEVQARFDAKEAGAALWDAKWEMLLPVVALAALFGGFATPVEAAALTAFYAFAVETFLYRDLKLFRDLPRVMGECGLLVGGVLLILGVAMGFTNFLVDAQIPDLAVDWATATIKSPWVFLLALNAFLIVVGCLMDIYSAIIVVVPLIVPVALAFGIDPVHLGIIFLANLELGFLTPPVGMNLFLSSYRFNQSVPTVIRSVLPVLLLLAIGVLLITYLPWLSLFLPGLFTR, from the coding sequence ATGAGTACCGAGCCTCCAACTGAGGATGCTGCGGGCATCCGGGATTTCCGGTCGGAGCCGGCCCGGTGGTTGCCATTCCGCATCTGGCAGCATCTGGAAAGTACTGTCCTGATCACGGCGCTGGCCGTGATGATGCTCCTGCCTGTGGCGGAGGTCATCATCCGGGCAGGTTTTGATCAAAGTGTGGCGGGCGGCACGGTTGTCGTCCAGCATCTCGTCCTCGTCGTGGGAATGGTCGGGGGGGCCATTGCCGCGCGGAAGGGGCGATTGCTTTCGCTTTCAACCCTGACCACTTTTTTGAAAGGCCGTTGGAAGTCGGCAGCCCATACAACGTCGCACGGAATCGCAGCCGGCATCACGGTATTCCTCACCGTCGGCAGTATTCAGTTTGCCCTGAGCAGTCGCCAACTGGGCAAGACGATCATTTTTGATATTCCCACCTGGATGGTGCAGTTGATCATCCCGTTGGCCTTTGCCCTGATCGCGGTCCGTCTCTGGTGGCAATCGGGCCGGAGCTGGAAGGAGCGGCTGATGGCCGGGGGATTGATCGGGATGATCGTGGTTCTTGGCGTCTTCCCGCCGCTCGAGCCGGAATCCCTCGCCATGGTCGGACTCGCCATTGTCCTGCTCGGAGTGATTCTCGGAGCCCCCATTTTCGCCGGATTGGGAGGCGCGGCCCTTGTCCTTTTCTGGAGCGACTACAGCCCGATTTCCTCGCTTGCCCTCGATCACTACCGGCTGGTGGTCAATCCTTCCCTGCCGGCCATTCCACTCTTTACCCTCGCCGGCTATTTTCTCGCCGAAGGCGGTGCGTCCAGACGATTGATCCGGGTTTTCAAATCGGTGGTCGGGGGAATCCGTGGCGGACCCGCCATCGCGGCAGTCTGTGTCTGTGGCTTCTTCACCACCTTCACGGGAGCTTCCGGGGTGACGATTCTGGCACTCGGGGGGCTTCTTCTCCCCGTCCTGACTGCCGCCAGAATCAGGGAGAACGACGCAATCGGCCTGCTGACGGCTTCGAGCTCGCTCGGCATTCTCTTTCCGCCATGTCTGCCCCTGATCCTCTACGCCGTTATAGCGACGAATGCGGGGTCCCATGTCGAATTGGGCTCACTCTTTCTTGCGGGAATTCTTCCCGGAATGCTCCTGGTCGGCCTGACGGCGGGTTGGGGTGTATTCCGCGCTCCGCGCAGAGCCGAGGTTCAGGCCCGCTTCGACGCGAAGGAGGCCGGAGCCGCGCTCTGGGACGCCAAATGGGAGATGCTTCTTCCGGTGGTGGCATTGGCCGCCCTCTTCGGGGGATTCGCCACTCCGGTGGAGGCGGCCGCGCTCACGGCCTTTTACGCCTTTGCCGTGGAAACCTTCCTCTATCGCGACCTCAAGCTGTTCCGCGACCTGCCCAGGGTGATGGGGGAGTGCGGATTGCTTGTCGGCGGCGTCCTGCTGATCCTCGGGGTGGCGATGGGGTTCACCAACTTCCTCGTCGATGCACAGATCCCGGATTTGGCTGTGGACTGGGCGACGGCGACAATCAAGTCGCCCTGGGTTTTTCTTCTCGCCCTCAACGCGTTCCTGATCGTGGTCGGCTGCCTGATGGACATCTACTCGGCCATCATTGTGGTTGTTCCGCTGATCGTTCCGGTGGCCTTGGCCTTCGGGATCGATCCGGTGCATCTCGGGATCATTTTCCTGGCCAACCTGGAGCTGGGTTTTCTCACACCACCGGTCGGGATGAACCTGTTCCTTTCTTCCTATCGGTTCAACCAGAGTGTCCCCACGGTCATTCGATCGGTTCTGCCCGTGCTCCTGCTTCTGGCCATTGGAGTACTCCTGATCACCTATCTTCCCTGGCTCAGCCTCTTCCTGCCGGGACTTTTCACGCGGTGA
- a CDS encoding MFS transporter, whose product METRVDQAERESRSESLLRRNLRLCLGEGLIAMPILFLTLPGNFIVAMILTQTFHLGESVFGLIVSLPAWCNVAQMVVVPTLGRFLSQKIITLIFSWLHLAIWVALGGMLSFIPTDDPDTAGKIFFIVFALSSFFQAMVGVAWTSWVQEWIPARMRGKFFGQRNRALQLATIVFLLVGGWVLTWLQESDPVLGFQIVVGGSILLRSVSIIWQQRILATSGFVAAEKGHKFLAQVGMVWRAPSMMMFIAFGSAFGFAANFLGPFFNVFLYEVLNVSVAKVSFLVVLASLSGAVSLPAWGQLLDRFGNRPVIIFVLFPWMIIGSLWSAVDKDSIWLLYVIHVSGGLFGAGFVLGSFNLLLKLVPPEAKTTAISMNVALSSMAAAIAPILGGSLLAYAWAHGFDKLKTYHVAAIIHHGLLLSTALILSRIVEPKSSPLSQVIGAMRSYRQVGALLGLGFLVNFTFTKKEKEDPGQSILAPPRREDRDEE is encoded by the coding sequence ATGGAAACGAGAGTTGACCAGGCAGAGCGGGAATCGCGTTCGGAATCTCTCCTTCGCCGAAACCTTCGCCTCTGCCTGGGCGAGGGTTTGATCGCGATGCCGATCCTCTTCCTCACGTTGCCGGGGAATTTCATCGTTGCGATGATCCTGACCCAGACGTTCCATCTGGGTGAATCCGTTTTCGGATTGATCGTCTCATTACCGGCCTGGTGCAACGTCGCGCAGATGGTGGTCGTGCCGACTCTCGGTCGGTTCCTCTCGCAGAAAATAATCACCCTGATCTTTTCGTGGCTGCACCTGGCCATCTGGGTGGCATTGGGCGGCATGCTCTCTTTCATACCGACAGACGATCCCGATACGGCGGGCAAAATATTCTTCATCGTCTTCGCCCTCTCCAGCTTCTTCCAGGCAATGGTCGGGGTCGCCTGGACCTCCTGGGTCCAGGAGTGGATTCCCGCCCGGATGCGGGGCAAGTTTTTCGGGCAGAGAAACCGTGCCCTGCAGCTGGCGACGATTGTCTTTCTGCTGGTGGGAGGCTGGGTACTGACCTGGCTGCAGGAGTCCGACCCCGTCCTCGGGTTCCAGATTGTCGTGGGTGGCTCGATTCTCCTCCGCTCCGTCTCGATCATCTGGCAGCAGAGGATCCTCGCGACTTCCGGATTTGTGGCTGCGGAAAAAGGGCACAAGTTCCTCGCCCAGGTCGGCATGGTGTGGCGGGCGCCGTCGATGATGATGTTCATCGCCTTCGGGTCGGCCTTCGGTTTCGCCGCGAATTTCCTGGGCCCGTTCTTCAATGTCTTTCTCTACGAGGTCCTCAACGTTTCGGTGGCCAAAGTCAGTTTTCTCGTCGTTCTGGCCAGCCTTTCAGGCGCCGTTTCATTGCCGGCCTGGGGCCAGCTGCTCGACCGCTTCGGCAACCGTCCGGTCATCATCTTCGTCCTCTTTCCGTGGATGATCATCGGCTCACTCTGGTCTGCGGTGGACAAGGATTCGATCTGGCTGCTTTATGTGATCCACGTATCCGGTGGACTTTTCGGGGCGGGGTTTGTCCTGGGCTCCTTCAACCTCCTGCTCAAGCTGGTCCCGCCTGAGGCCAAGACCACGGCCATCTCGATGAATGTGGCGCTGTCCTCGATGGCCGCGGCGATCGCTCCCATTCTGGGAGGCTCGCTCCTGGCCTATGCCTGGGCTCATGGGTTCGACAAACTGAAGACCTATCACGTGGCGGCGATCATCCATCACGGCCTGCTTCTTTCGACCGCCTTGATTCTCAGCCGGATCGTCGAACCGAAGTCGTCGCCGCTCAGCCAGGTGATCGGCGCGATGCGTTCCTACCGCCAGGTCGGTGCTCTTCTCGGGCTCGGCTTCCTTGTCAATTTCACCTTCACCAAGAAGGAAAAGGAAGATCCGGGCCAATCGATCCTCGCCCCGCCGCGGCGTGAAGATCGGGATGAAGAATAG
- a CDS encoding serine/threonine-protein kinase has protein sequence MNPHEFEEALFAVASELPVEERSGFLDRVCLGDSELRARLDALLQADADEDTLLERPVLTPGRDGDKTSTGNSEIDETIGDEIGNYRLIQKIGEGGWGTVYLAEQIKPFRRHVALKVIKLGMDTRAVIARFEIERKTLAMMDHPGIARVLDGGATASGRPFFVMELVRGDPITRYCDEHQLSIRERLELFIQVCDAIRHAHQKGMIHRDLKPSNILVTLQEGIPRPKIIDFGIAKATHQTHTGHSYFTDYRSFVGTPIYTSPEQIEMSGVEVDTRSDIYSLGVVLYELLTGRLPFERSATLEEVRESVRGSDVPRPSVRARLLNEEESVAIARCRSTDPRQLVVSLRTDLDWIVMRCLEKDQTRRYPTANGLAMDLRRFLSGDPVAARPPSTTYLLKKLIQRHRFGFAAGSLLALALIAGLTVSLWAFHRERVAYRRVEAESWRRAQVIDLVQKMFQDLDYLVALGRDTKLLRELLDLRVIHLETMSGQPEIEADLRKTLGAAYFNLGEYGSAEAMFRRELALRTDVLRDRDAATARTLNDLGAVLIREKKMTEAEARIREALSILGESAMTDPAEMAASISNLGVILAHRGQFDEAEARIREALRIQVESIGPEHPDVAQSLNRLGVVLEQKGELSEAEATLYEALAMKIRLFGPTHPSVSTSLIFIALVQVGQDRYAEALSTYKQYLKVRSSLGEMDAAVTQSRTAFLTEREGTFAEVSAAVEEILRVIEFQYGKESWEAAKYLGMFAWVLLGEGKYAEAEAFGRRSLDIREATRPDHWLTCNARSILGGALAGLGKTEEAKPLILSAANGLVAIADDIPPASRWFITDVLNRTIRFFEATGDTAEAAHWQNQLSVIEGHPGATNP, from the coding sequence ATGAACCCACATGAATTCGAGGAAGCGCTCTTCGCGGTCGCATCCGAACTCCCGGTCGAGGAACGCTCCGGCTTTCTGGATCGGGTCTGCCTGGGCGACAGTGAATTGCGGGCCCGCCTTGACGCGCTTCTTCAAGCGGATGCGGATGAAGACACCCTCCTCGAACGACCCGTGCTGACGCCCGGCCGCGACGGGGACAAGACATCGACCGGGAATTCGGAGATCGACGAAACAATCGGTGACGAGATCGGCAATTACCGCCTGATCCAGAAGATCGGCGAAGGCGGCTGGGGTACGGTTTACCTCGCCGAACAGATCAAACCGTTCCGGCGGCACGTGGCCCTGAAGGTGATCAAGCTTGGCATGGACACCCGGGCGGTCATCGCCCGTTTCGAGATCGAGCGGAAGACCCTGGCCATGATGGACCACCCGGGAATCGCACGCGTTCTCGATGGCGGAGCGACGGCCAGCGGAAGACCCTTCTTCGTGATGGAACTGGTCCGGGGCGATCCGATCACCCGCTACTGCGACGAGCACCAACTGAGTATCAGGGAGCGATTGGAGCTTTTCATCCAGGTCTGCGATGCCATCCGGCATGCCCACCAGAAAGGGATGATTCATCGCGATCTCAAACCGTCCAATATCCTGGTGACCCTGCAGGAGGGAATTCCCCGTCCCAAAATCATCGATTTCGGAATCGCCAAGGCCACTCACCAGACCCACACAGGCCATTCCTACTTCACCGATTACCGCTCCTTCGTCGGAACCCCCATCTACACCAGTCCGGAACAGATTGAGATGAGTGGGGTTGAAGTGGATACACGCAGCGACATCTACAGTCTCGGCGTGGTTCTCTATGAACTGCTCACGGGACGGCTGCCCTTCGAGCGGTCGGCGACCCTCGAAGAGGTCCGCGAATCCGTTCGCGGCTCGGATGTCCCCCGCCCCTCGGTCCGGGCCCGTCTCCTCAATGAGGAGGAATCTGTGGCCATCGCCCGGTGTCGTTCGACCGATCCCCGGCAGCTGGTGGTTTCGCTTCGAACCGACCTCGACTGGATCGTGATGCGCTGCCTTGAGAAGGACCAGACCCGGCGGTACCCCACCGCCAACGGATTGGCCATGGATCTGCGGCGTTTCCTGTCCGGAGACCCGGTCGCCGCGCGCCCGCCGAGCACCACCTATCTTCTGAAGAAGCTGATCCAGCGCCACCGGTTCGGATTCGCCGCGGGGAGCCTGCTCGCCCTCGCCCTGATCGCGGGGCTTACCGTCTCACTCTGGGCCTTTCACCGAGAGCGCGTGGCCTACAGGAGAGTCGAGGCGGAATCGTGGCGTCGGGCCCAGGTCATCGACCTGGTGCAGAAAATGTTCCAGGACCTCGACTACCTGGTGGCACTCGGCCGCGATACCAAGCTCCTGCGGGAATTGCTTGATCTGCGGGTCATCCATCTTGAGACCATGTCGGGCCAGCCCGAGATCGAGGCGGATCTGCGCAAGACGCTGGGAGCCGCCTATTTCAATCTCGGCGAATATGGAAGTGCCGAGGCGATGTTCCGTCGCGAACTCGCCCTCCGGACCGACGTGCTCCGCGATCGTGATGCCGCCACGGCGAGAACCCTGAATGACCTGGGAGCCGTCCTGATTCGGGAGAAGAAAATGACCGAAGCTGAGGCAAGGATCCGCGAGGCCTTGTCCATCCTCGGCGAGTCGGCGATGACCGATCCGGCGGAAATGGCGGCGTCCATTTCCAATCTCGGAGTCATCCTCGCCCATCGCGGCCAGTTTGATGAAGCCGAGGCCCGGATTCGCGAGGCGCTCCGCATTCAGGTCGAATCGATCGGCCCGGAGCATCCCGATGTGGCTCAGAGCCTGAATCGGCTGGGAGTGGTCCTGGAACAGAAGGGTGAATTGTCGGAAGCGGAAGCCACCCTTTACGAAGCTCTCGCCATGAAGATCCGCTTATTCGGTCCGACCCATCCGTCGGTATCCACATCCCTGATCTTCATCGCCCTCGTCCAGGTTGGCCAGGATCGATACGCCGAGGCTCTCTCCACTTACAAGCAGTACCTCAAGGTCCGCTCCAGCCTCGGGGAGATGGATGCGGCGGTCACGCAAAGCCGGACTGCGTTCCTGACCGAGCGCGAAGGCACGTTCGCCGAAGTCTCTGCTGCCGTTGAAGAAATACTCCGGGTGATCGAGTTTCAATATGGGAAGGAAAGCTGGGAAGCCGCCAAGTACCTGGGAATGTTCGCCTGGGTGCTCCTGGGAGAGGGTAAGTACGCCGAGGCTGAAGCCTTCGGACGCCGCTCCCTCGACATTCGCGAGGCGACCCGACCGGATCATTGGCTGACCTGCAACGCCCGGAGTATCCTCGGAGGCGCCCTGGCCGGGCTGGGAAAGACGGAAGAGGCAAAGCCCTTGATCCTGAGCGCGGCGAACGGCCTGGTGGCCATCGCGGATGACATCCCGCCTGCTTCACGCTGGTTCATCACGGATGTTCTCAACCGAACCATCCGCTTTTTCGAGGCCACGGGCGACACCGCCGAGGCCGCCCATTGGCAGAATCAACTGTCGGTCATCGAGGGACATCCGGGTGCGACCAATCCCTGA
- the dctP gene encoding TRAP transporter substrate-binding protein DctP: MMTSLFRLFLLFSVTLFVTGVDEHAGKAEAAGRIRIKLTTLAPKGSSFHKALMEMGQSWKEASDGRIDLIVYAGGIQGGESAMVERMTINQTQAALLTGVGLADIERDVTGLQTMPMVFRSVDEFDYVSKRIYPRLEKSLREKGYVTLFWADAGFLRFFSRKPVVTLDDLRSLKLFTVAGDAKQEALMVSTGLNPVPLDLTDILISLQTGLIDAVPLPPLYALAIQTYGPAPHMTNLLWAPIMGAAVIKEETWNSIPAEIRPKLLEAARRAGDFVLESGRRENEEAIDALVDQWGVQVHDVPPAAMAEWEQAVSAAYPEIRGGLVPPAIFDEVMKLIDEYRASN, translated from the coding sequence ATGATGACATCTCTCTTCAGACTCTTCCTGCTCTTTTCGGTCACGCTTTTTGTGACCGGGGTTGACGAACATGCCGGAAAGGCCGAGGCCGCCGGGAGAATCCGAATCAAGCTGACCACCCTTGCGCCGAAGGGGTCGAGTTTCCACAAGGCGCTGATGGAAATGGGCCAATCCTGGAAGGAGGCTTCCGATGGGCGGATCGATCTGATCGTCTACGCCGGCGGCATCCAGGGAGGCGAGTCGGCCATGGTCGAGCGGATGACGATCAATCAGACTCAGGCCGCCCTCCTCACGGGCGTGGGCCTGGCGGACATCGAGCGGGATGTGACCGGCCTCCAGACCATGCCGATGGTCTTTCGCTCGGTTGACGAATTCGACTATGTCTCCAAGCGCATTTACCCGCGCCTGGAGAAAAGCCTCAGGGAAAAGGGTTATGTGACCCTGTTCTGGGCTGATGCCGGGTTTCTCCGCTTCTTCTCGCGAAAGCCGGTCGTGACACTCGACGACCTCCGTTCGCTCAAGCTTTTCACGGTGGCCGGTGATGCCAAGCAGGAGGCCCTCATGGTCTCGACCGGACTCAATCCGGTCCCGCTCGACCTGACTGACATCCTCATCAGTCTGCAGACCGGCCTGATCGATGCCGTTCCGCTTCCGCCGCTTTACGCCCTTGCCATCCAGACCTACGGGCCCGCGCCGCATATGACGAACCTGCTCTGGGCTCCGATCATGGGGGCTGCCGTCATCAAGGAGGAGACCTGGAATTCAATCCCGGCCGAGATCCGGCCGAAGCTTCTCGAAGCGGCCCGCCGGGCCGGTGATTTCGTCCTGGAAAGCGGACGGCGCGAAAATGAAGAAGCGATCGACGCACTGGTCGATCAATGGGGGGTCCAGGTTCATGACGTCCCGCCTGCCGCGATGGCCGAATGGGAACAAGCGGTTTCTGCGGCCTATCCGGAAATCCGGGGTGGTCTTGTTCCGCCCGCCATTTTCGATGAGGTCATGAAGCTGATTGATGAGTACCGAGCCTCCAACTGA
- a CDS encoding uroporphyrinogen decarboxylase family protein: MTRPLMNELERYLACMEYQSADRRPNHELGVWEQTRRRWQAEAPEAVADFCWDWFYQEPGLCLDRRDYVDVDYGFIPAFKEEILEEDAETRVIRDRNGIVRRTLTVGMVGGASMSMDEFMDFPIKGPTDFQAIKRRLVAAIPERYPANLAALEAQWKIRDYPLTLGKNCAANGFYWRAREWMGTENLSYAWYDEPAMMHEMMEFFADFIIETSRPVLDRVKVDFFTLNEDFAMKGGPLLGPDIYRTFILPHLKRLVVFLKGHGIRYVGVDSDGDPTLLIPSLLEAGINLIWPIERASEVSPVKWRSTFGRDLRLSGGVDKRVLPKGPAAVRRHLAELIPLIEEGGYIPSIDHTVPPDVSWDQFRDYMDAKRALLAGDFAALR, from the coding sequence ATGACTCGTCCTCTCATGAATGAATTGGAGCGTTACCTTGCCTGCATGGAGTACCAGAGTGCGGACCGCAGGCCGAATCATGAACTCGGTGTCTGGGAACAGACCCGCCGCCGCTGGCAGGCTGAAGCACCGGAAGCAGTGGCGGACTTCTGCTGGGACTGGTTCTACCAGGAACCCGGCCTTTGCCTCGACCGGCGGGATTATGTTGATGTCGACTATGGTTTCATTCCCGCCTTCAAGGAGGAGATTCTGGAAGAGGATGCCGAGACCCGGGTCATCCGCGACCGCAATGGCATTGTGCGGCGCACCCTCACTGTCGGAATGGTCGGCGGGGCGTCCATGAGCATGGACGAGTTCATGGATTTCCCGATCAAGGGACCGACCGACTTCCAGGCGATCAAGCGGCGCCTGGTCGCTGCGATTCCCGAACGTTACCCTGCCAATCTGGCGGCATTGGAAGCGCAGTGGAAGATCCGGGATTACCCGTTGACCCTGGGAAAGAACTGCGCCGCCAACGGCTTCTATTGGCGGGCCCGTGAATGGATGGGCACCGAAAATCTTTCCTATGCCTGGTATGACGAACCGGCCATGATGCATGAGATGATGGAGTTTTTTGCCGACTTCATCATCGAGACGAGTCGTCCGGTCCTCGATCGGGTCAAGGTCGACTTTTTCACACTCAACGAAGACTTCGCCATGAAGGGTGGTCCGCTCCTTGGTCCGGACATCTACCGGACCTTTATTCTGCCCCACCTCAAACGCCTGGTCGTGTTTCTCAAGGGCCATGGAATCCGCTATGTCGGGGTCGACTCCGACGGAGACCCCACCCTTCTCATCCCCAGCCTCCTCGAAGCCGGAATCAATTTGATCTGGCCGATCGAGCGTGCGTCCGAAGTCAGTCCGGTCAAGTGGCGCTCCACTTTCGGGCGTGATCTCCGGCTCTCGGGCGGCGTGGACAAACGAGTCCTGCCGAAGGGCCCCGCCGCCGTCCGTCGTCACCTGGCCGAACTGATCCCCCTGATTGAGGAAGGCGGTTATATTCCGTCGATTGACCACACCGTGCCTCCGGATGTTTCCTGGGACCAGTTCCGCGACTACATGGACGCCAAACGTGCCCTCCTCGCTGGAGATTTCGCCGCTCTACGCTGA